The sequence below is a genomic window from Curtobacterium sp. MCPF17_002.
TACACCTCACCGGGGATCGACTTCAGCTGCGCCACGATGATGAGCATGTTGTAGCCGGTGTAGGTCCACGTGACGATGTTCGCGATCGACCACAGCACGCTGTTCGCGCCGAGGAAGTCCGGCTGCAACCCGACCGACTGCAGCAGCGACACGATCGGCGACAGCCCCGGGACGTACAGGAACGACCAGAGGATCGTCGCGATGACGCCGGGCACGCCGTACGGCATGAAGTAGATCGCGCGGAAGAAGCCGGGCCAGCGGGCGCTCGCCGACTCGAGGAGCAGCGCGAGGATCGTGCACGCGATGATCATCACGGGGACCTGCACGACGCCGAACAGCAGCATGCGGCCGATCGACGCGACGAAGCCCGTGTCGTTCAGGGCGGTGACGTAGTTGTCGAACCCGGCGAAGCGGCCGGTGACGCCGTCCTCGCCGAACAGGCCCTCTCGGTCCACCGTGGTGAACGACTGGAACAGCGCGCTGATGATCGGGATGATGAACGTCAGCAGGAACAGGGCGAGGAACGGGGCGAGCAGGATCCACGGGGCACGCTTCTGCGCGACCGTGGCCTTGGTGCTCGTCCGGAACGCGGGCGTGGTGCTCGTCCGGACCGCGGGCTTGGTGCTCGTCTGCTGGCTCATCGTGCCGTCCTGACGCTGAGGCCCTTGTCCTTGAAGGACTGGACGATCTCCCGTTCGGCGCGCTCCACCGCGTCGGTGAGCTTGAGGCCGCTGGTGAGCTTGCGCCGGAACTGGTTCTGCAACGACGTGAACGCCGACTGCGTCACGGGCGACCACGACCAGTCGACGTTCTGCTCCTTGGCGGCCGGCACGAAGACCTCCTCGTTGTAGTTCTGGCCGGAGAACCACTTTGACGGCTGCTCGCGCTGCTCGCCGATGTAGTCCTTCGCCGGCGACCAGCCGATGCCGCAGTACTTGATCATCGCGTCGATGCCCTCGTCCGAGGTGGTCATCCACGTGATGAACTCGAGCGCCTCCTTCGGGTGCTGCGAGTTCGCCAGCACCGCTGCCGTCGATCCGCCGATCGCGCTCGAGCCGAAGCCGGTGTCACCCCACTTCTGCATCGGGGCGACCTTCCACTTGCCCTCGCCGCCCTGCACGGACCCGATGAGGGCGTCACCCCAGCTCGCGCTCGTGACCGCGGCGATCTTGCCGCTCGCCGCCGAGGCGTACCAGCCGGGGGAGTACGCACCGGCGCTCGTGTCGACGAGCTTGTCGTCGATCACCCCGTCGAAGAACTCCGCCACCATCAGGGTCTTGTCGTCCGTCATGTCCACGACCCACTCGTCGCCGTCGACCTTGAACCACCGGGCTCCGGCCTGCTGGGCGTACGCCGCGAAGGGGGAGGCGTCCGCGACCGGGAACACCTCGAGGTAGTTCTGCGGTCCGGTCGCACGGACCTTCTCGGCCAGGCCACGCCACTCGTCCCACGTCGTCGGGGGTTCGCCGCCGGCCTGCTCGAGCAGGGCCGTCTGGTAGTAGAAGCCCATCGGGCCGGTGTCCTGCGGGATGCCGAAGACCCCGTCGACGAAGGACACCTGCGCCCAGGCGGCGTCGTCGTACTTCGACTCCCAGTCCTTCGCGCCGTAGCGGGCGAGGTCGACCAGGCCGTTCGCGAGCATGAACTCGGGGATCTGGCGGAGCTCGACCTGCCCGATGTCCGGGCCACCGCCGGCGGCCAGCGCGGAGTACATCTTCTGGTAGCCGCCGCTGTTGCCGCCGGGGATCCAGTTGGCGTTCACCTGGATGTCCGGGTGCGTCTTGTTCCACACGTCGCAGACCTTCTGCAGGTCCTTCAGCCAGGCCCAGTAGGTCAGCTCGACCTTCTGGCCGCTCGCGGCGGCGGGGATGAGCGCCGCCTTGTTCACGTTCGTCGAGCCGGGGACCGCGCACCCGGCGAGCAGGCCGGTCGCGGCCGCTCCGATCCCGAATCCGAACAGTTGTCGTCTCGTCAGTGGTCGTCGTGGGGTCGTTGGCGTCATTGCCTGCACCTCAGGTCGTCGTTGATCGGGGTTGCGGTTCAGCCAACCACAAAACCGAGCGTCGGTGCAGTTTCACGGGGTGTCCACTCGCTGGGGGTTGGCTGCGACCTTCGGGGTTCGTTTTCGCTGGGGGTTGGCTGCGACCTTGGAACCGGTCCAGCCGGATGCGCGAACGGTGGGTCGCACGACAGTCGGAACGGCGACGAGCGCCACCTCCGGCACGAACGGGAGGAGAAGCGATGACCGATCGCGGCAACACCACCCACCGGCCCGAACTCGACGAGCAGCTCGCGCACGAAGCGCAGAGCATCGTCCAGGGCCACGGCAGCAACAGCCACGTCGAGGAGTTCCGACAGTCCGAACCGGACCCCGACGACACCGACGACGCCGAGACGGTGACCGCCTCGGGCTACGACGGCGAGGTCGAGGGCGCCCTGAAGGACGACTCGGCCGGCGGACTGTTCGACCAGACCGATGGCGACGTCCCGGAACCCGATGCCGACGGCACGGTCTACACGACGGAGACGACGGAGGAGGCGGGCCGTGGTGCAGACGACGAATGAGACCAGCGCGCTGCAGTCGACGCTCGCCGACCGCCTCAAGGAGGGTGGGATGTGGACCTGGGCGTACGTGGACGCCTCGGGCAACCGTGAGGACCCGCAGCACCTCGCAGCGCTCCAGCGCCGGAAGGCCGAGGACGCCCTCCGCGCCGCGGGTGCCGACGCCGACGTGATCGACACCGTGATGGCGGAGCTCGAGGAGACGCCGGGCGTCGCCGCACCGGTCAGCCGCTACGTGCTCGTGCGGGACGGCGAACTCGTGCTCAGCGAGGTGCTCCCCGGCCGGATGCACGCTGCCCAGTCGATCGGGCACGACCCGGTGCCGGACCTCCTGCCGCTCCTCGCACACCGACCGATGGACGTGCCGTTCCTGGTCGTGCAGGTGGGCCGTGAGGGCGGCGGGTACCGCGCGTTCCACCTCGGTCACGCCGACCACCCGGACCGCCGCGACGAAGACCGCGTGCAGGGTCGCACCGACACGCTGCACAAGGTGAAGGGCGGCGGCTGGGCGCACCTCCGCTGGCAGCACCACACCGAGGAGATCTGGAAGCAGACGTCGGCCGAGGTCGCAGCCTCGATCGAGGAAGCCGTCCGTCGCCTGTCACCGCGGCTCATCGTGGTGGCCGGGGACATCCGCGCGCGGGAACTCCTGCTGAAGGAACTGTCCACCGAGGCCCGGTCGCTCGTGTCCGAGGTGCCGATCGACCCACGTGCGGACGACGCGGCCGACGCCGCCCTCGTCGAGCACGTCGAGATCGCGCTCGCACGGGTGCTCGCCTCG
It includes:
- a CDS encoding Vms1/Ankzf1 family peptidyl-tRNA hydrolase, which produces MVQTTNETSALQSTLADRLKEGGMWTWAYVDASGNREDPQHLAALQRRKAEDALRAAGADADVIDTVMAELEETPGVAAPVSRYVLVRDGELVLSEVLPGRMHAAQSIGHDPVPDLLPLLAHRPMDVPFLVVQVGREGGGYRAFHLGHADHPDRRDEDRVQGRTDTLHKVKGGGWAHLRWQHHTEEIWKQTSAEVAASIEEAVRRLSPRLIVVAGDIRARELLLKELSTEARSLVSEVPIDPRADDAADAALVEHVEIALARVLASRRHDVEDLLRTHVGRGDNQTVSGLGSVVGALQQAQASVVALDHQALGDRQLLALAAAPWVATAPEQASGVAVLGTVPAACALVRAIALTDAELILVNAASLPGGAVAAALLRWPVGPPVPA
- a CDS encoding sugar ABC transporter permease, translating into MSQQTSTKPAVRTSTTPAFRTSTKATVAQKRAPWILLAPFLALFLLTFIIPIISALFQSFTTVDREGLFGEDGVTGRFAGFDNYVTALNDTGFVASIGRMLLFGVVQVPVMIIACTILALLLESASARWPGFFRAIYFMPYGVPGVIATILWSFLYVPGLSPIVSLLQSVGLQPDFLGANSVLWSIANIVTWTYTGYNMLIIVAQLKSIPGEVYEAAKVDGANAFQVAWRIQIPLIAPALVLTTVFSIIGTLQLFAEPQILSTVAPAIDTEYTPNYAAYTNAFAFNEYGVASAQAVIIALAAFILSFAFLALTNRPPKDERDRRKGARKDGLEARRALQTRASARQVVTTGADPGLPARSGQQHGTNGAEA
- a CDS encoding sugar ABC transporter substrate-binding protein: MTPTTPRRPLTRRQLFGFGIGAAATGLLAGCAVPGSTNVNKAALIPAAASGQKVELTYWAWLKDLQKVCDVWNKTHPDIQVNANWIPGGNSGGYQKMYSALAAGGGPDIGQVELRQIPEFMLANGLVDLARYGAKDWESKYDDAAWAQVSFVDGVFGIPQDTGPMGFYYQTALLEQAGGEPPTTWDEWRGLAEKVRATGPQNYLEVFPVADASPFAAYAQQAGARWFKVDGDEWVVDMTDDKTLMVAEFFDGVIDDKLVDTSAGAYSPGWYASAASGKIAAVTSASWGDALIGSVQGGEGKWKVAPMQKWGDTGFGSSAIGGSTAAVLANSQHPKEALEFITWMTTSDEGIDAMIKYCGIGWSPAKDYIGEQREQPSKWFSGQNYNEEVFVPAAKEQNVDWSWSPVTQSAFTSLQNQFRRKLTSGLKLTDAVERAEREIVQSFKDKGLSVRTAR